One genomic region from Stutzerimonas decontaminans encodes:
- a CDS encoding peptidylprolyl isomerase gives MGCGCGGSTGGSGGCGGGARPEIEVPADAPLFEELPHEEDSEPAAEQASGEPLLIASSEQEWPRVRVNGVAIASQAIAQELQYHPAESREEAVYLATQALVLRELLQQRIGELGLVVQATAGESEEEAATRTLIEQEVPLPLADEAACRQYYSGNQQRFFSAPLLAARHILLACPADDAEARSLAREQAQGLIAELQVAPQRFAELALQHSACPSKAQGGALGQISKGQTVPEFERQLFRLPVGLCTQPLESRYGYHLVFVDQRIEGEQLPYEVVAGSIRAELNQRVWQIGVSQYLQNLVGAANIEGIHMQGAETPLMQ, from the coding sequence ATGGGTTGTGGATGCGGTGGTAGCACAGGTGGAAGCGGCGGCTGCGGTGGCGGCGCGCGTCCGGAAATCGAAGTGCCGGCAGATGCACCTCTGTTCGAGGAGCTGCCGCACGAGGAAGACAGCGAGCCGGCTGCCGAGCAGGCGTCCGGTGAACCGCTGCTGATTGCCAGCAGCGAACAGGAATGGCCGCGGGTGCGGGTCAATGGGGTGGCGATCGCCTCCCAGGCCATCGCCCAGGAGCTGCAGTACCACCCGGCCGAAAGCCGCGAAGAGGCCGTCTACCTGGCGACCCAGGCGCTGGTGCTGCGCGAGTTGCTGCAGCAGCGCATCGGCGAGCTGGGCCTGGTGGTGCAGGCGACAGCCGGCGAGAGCGAGGAGGAGGCGGCCACCCGCACGCTGATCGAGCAGGAAGTGCCGCTGCCGCTGGCGGACGAGGCGGCCTGCCGGCAGTACTACAGCGGCAATCAGCAGCGCTTCTTCAGCGCACCGTTGCTGGCTGCGCGGCACATCTTGCTGGCCTGTCCGGCGGATGACGCCGAGGCGCGCAGCCTGGCTCGCGAACAGGCGCAGGGCCTGATCGCCGAACTGCAGGTCGCGCCGCAACGCTTCGCCGAACTGGCGCTGCAGCATTCGGCTTGCCCGTCGAAGGCGCAGGGCGGCGCGCTGGGCCAGATCAGCAAGGGCCAGACGGTGCCGGAGTTCGAGCGCCAGCTGTTCCGTCTGCCGGTCGGCCTGTGCACGCAGCCGCTGGAAAGCCGTTACGGCTATCACCTGGTGTTCGTTGATCAGCGCATCGAAGGCGAGCAGCTGCCCTACGAGGTAGTCGCCGGTTCGATTCGCGCCGAACTCAATCAGCGTGTCTGGCAGATTGGTGTCAGCCAGTACCTGCAGAACCTGGTGGGTGCGGCGAACATCGAAGGCATCCATATGCAGGGCGCGGAAACGCCACTGATGCAATAA
- a CDS encoding AMP-binding protein has translation MQPAAERFWAMLEQHNGIALSEGPRQLSYAELRHEVATRASQLEQLGVQRVALALDNGLEWALWDLALLRAELVCVPLPGFFSPAQQEHVLQHAGIDCLIGAASPLSERCGFRPTASGLLQREPDAVTTVPAGTLKITYTSGTTGQPKGVCLDAEAQLAVAESLWQASLPCGVRQHLCVLPLATLLENIAGLYAPLLASARVELRPLAEIGFSGAAGFELPRLLATLQASQPHSLILLPQLLLALVSAAEQGVPLPTSLRFIAVGGGRVAPQLLERAERLGLPVFEGYGLSECASVVCLNTPEARRIGTVGRPLPHVEVRLADDGEVLVRGPHMLGYLGEPQLTEEWLPTGDLGHFEDGFLVLHGRKKHQFVTAYGRNVNPEWVEAELVQQAPIAQAWLHGEALAQNVAVLVPRRAELGDAELQAAVERVNAGLPDYARVHHWLRAAEPFNAGNGLATANGRLRRNALFNHYQSAFNALPS, from the coding sequence ATGCAGCCTGCAGCTGAGCGTTTCTGGGCGATGCTTGAACAGCACAACGGCATCGCCCTGAGCGAAGGGCCGCGCCAGCTGAGCTATGCCGAGCTGCGCCACGAGGTCGCGACCCGTGCTAGCCAGCTGGAACAGCTCGGCGTGCAGCGCGTTGCCCTGGCGCTGGACAACGGCCTGGAATGGGCGTTGTGGGACCTGGCGCTGCTGCGCGCCGAGCTGGTTTGCGTGCCGCTGCCGGGCTTCTTTTCCCCGGCGCAGCAGGAGCATGTGCTGCAACACGCCGGCATCGACTGCCTGATCGGCGCCGCCAGCCCGCTCAGCGAGCGCTGCGGCTTCCGCCCGACCGCCTCCGGGCTGCTGCAGCGCGAGCCGGATGCCGTCACCACGGTGCCGGCCGGTACGCTGAAGATCACCTACACCTCCGGCACCACCGGCCAGCCCAAGGGCGTCTGCCTGGATGCCGAAGCGCAGCTGGCGGTGGCCGAGAGCCTGTGGCAGGCCAGCCTGCCGTGTGGCGTACGCCAGCACCTGTGCGTGCTGCCGCTGGCGACCCTGCTGGAGAACATCGCCGGGCTCTATGCGCCGCTGCTGGCCAGTGCGCGGGTCGAGCTGCGCCCACTGGCGGAGATCGGCTTCAGCGGCGCGGCGGGCTTCGAGCTGCCCCGCCTGCTTGCCACGCTGCAGGCAAGCCAGCCGCACAGCCTGATCCTGCTGCCGCAGCTGCTGCTGGCGCTGGTCAGCGCCGCCGAACAGGGCGTACCGCTGCCGACTTCGCTGCGCTTTATCGCCGTCGGTGGCGGCCGCGTGGCGCCGCAGCTGCTGGAACGCGCCGAGCGCCTTGGGTTGCCGGTATTCGAGGGCTACGGCCTTTCCGAATGCGCCTCGGTGGTCTGCCTGAACACGCCTGAGGCGCGACGCATCGGCACGGTCGGCCGACCGCTGCCCCACGTCGAAGTACGCCTGGCCGATGACGGCGAGGTGCTGGTGCGCGGCCCGCACATGCTCGGTTATCTCGGCGAACCGCAGCTCACCGAAGAGTGGCTGCCAACCGGCGACCTCGGCCATTTCGAGGACGGCTTCCTGGTCCTGCACGGGCGCAAGAAACATCAGTTCGTCACCGCCTACGGGCGCAACGTCAACCCGGAATGGGTCGAGGCCGAGCTGGTGCAGCAGGCGCCGATTGCCCAGGCCTGGCTGCATGGCGAGGCGCTGGCGCAGAACGTCGCGGTGCTGGTGCCGCGACGCGCCGAACTCGGCGATGCCGAACTGCAGGCGGCGGTCGAGCGGGTCAACGCTGGCCTGCCGGACTACGCCCGCGTGCACCACTGGCTGCGCGCCGCTGAGCCCTTCAACGCCGGCAACGGCCTGGCCACCGCCAACGGCCGGCTACGTCGGAACGCCCTCTTCAACCATTACCAATCGGCGTTCAACGCCCTTCCGTCCTGA
- the moaB gene encoding molybdenum cofactor biosynthesis protein B: MAHLSNTEFQPLSIAVLTVSDTRNIDSDTSGQALIDGLQSAGHTLAERAIVKDDIWQIRARVCSWIASENVQVVLITGGTGFTARDNTPQAVQPLLDKDVDGFGELFRYVSLGEIGTSTVQSRALAGMSNGTLVCCLPGSTNACRTAWNKILVEQLDSRTKPCNFVPHLKASAVEYCGPRS, translated from the coding sequence ATGGCTCACCTGTCCAACACCGAATTCCAGCCCCTGAGCATTGCGGTGCTCACGGTGAGCGACACCCGCAACATCGATTCCGATACCTCCGGCCAGGCGCTGATCGACGGCCTGCAGAGCGCCGGCCATACCCTGGCCGAACGGGCTATCGTCAAGGACGATATCTGGCAGATCCGCGCCCGCGTCTGCAGCTGGATTGCCAGCGAGAACGTGCAGGTCGTGCTGATCACCGGGGGTACCGGTTTCACCGCCCGCGACAACACTCCGCAGGCGGTACAGCCGCTGCTGGACAAGGACGTCGACGGCTTCGGCGAGCTGTTCCGCTACGTTTCGCTGGGCGAGATCGGCACCTCCACCGTGCAGTCCCGCGCGCTGGCCGGCATGAGCAACGGCACCCTGGTCTGCTGCCTGCCGGGCTCGACCAACGCCTGCCGCACCGCCTGGAACAAGATCCTCGTCGAGCAGCTGGACAGCCGCACCAAGCCCTGCAATTTCGTCCCCCACCTCAAGGCCAGCGCAGTCGAATACTGCGGGCCACGCTCATGA
- the moaA gene encoding GTP 3',8-cyclase MoaA codes for MTQLRDAHNRQIDYLRMSVTDRCDFRCVYCMAEDMTFLPRQQVLGLEELERIARIFVGLGVKKIRLTGGEPLVRQGIVGLCERIAALPGLRELVMTTNGSQLVKLAAPLARAGVKRLNISLDSLDAAKFHAITRTGQLQQVLDGIDAARDAGFERIKLNAVVMKGRNAEEVADLVDFAIAGGLDLSFIEEMPLGDVGRSRGESFCSSDEVRALIAERHALIDSAEQSGGPARYVRLADHPQTRIGFISPHSHNFCATCNRVRLTVEGRLLLCLGHENSIDLRALLRRHPTSDQPVIDAIHAALQRKPLRHEFSSSGEVQVLRFMNASGG; via the coding sequence ATGACTCAACTACGCGATGCCCACAACCGCCAGATCGACTACCTGCGCATGTCGGTGACCGACCGCTGCGACTTCCGCTGCGTCTACTGCATGGCCGAGGACATGACCTTCCTGCCGCGCCAGCAGGTGCTCGGTCTGGAGGAGTTGGAGCGCATCGCGCGGATCTTCGTCGGCCTCGGGGTGAAGAAGATTCGCCTCACCGGCGGCGAGCCGCTGGTGCGCCAGGGCATCGTCGGGTTGTGCGAGCGCATTGCTGCACTGCCCGGCCTGCGTGAGCTGGTGATGACCACCAATGGCTCGCAGCTGGTCAAGCTTGCAGCACCGCTGGCGCGCGCCGGGGTCAAGCGGCTGAACATCAGCCTGGATAGCCTAGATGCCGCCAAATTCCACGCCATCACCCGCACCGGTCAGCTGCAGCAGGTCCTCGATGGCATCGACGCGGCACGGGACGCCGGCTTCGAGCGGATCAAGCTCAATGCCGTGGTGATGAAGGGCCGCAACGCCGAGGAGGTCGCCGACCTGGTGGACTTCGCCATCGCCGGTGGGCTCGACCTGAGCTTTATCGAGGAAATGCCGCTGGGTGACGTCGGCCGTTCGCGTGGTGAGAGTTTCTGCTCCAGCGACGAAGTACGTGCGCTGATCGCCGAGCGCCATGCGCTGATCGATTCGGCCGAGCAGAGCGGCGGCCCGGCGCGCTACGTGCGCCTGGCGGACCATCCGCAGACGCGCATCGGCTTTATCTCGCCGCATTCGCACAACTTCTGCGCCACCTGCAACCGTGTGCGGCTGACGGTAGAGGGGCGCCTGCTGCTGTGCCTGGGCCACGAGAATTCCATCGATCTGCGCGCACTGCTGCGCCGCCATCCGACCAGCGACCAGCCGGTGATCGACGCGATCCACGCCGCGCTGCAACGCAAACCGCTGCGCCATGAATTCTCCAGCAGCGGCGAGGTTCAGGTGTTGCGCTTCATGAATGCCAGTGGTGGTTGA
- a CDS encoding ATP-binding protein: MLRRSIRHRTLALLLGTLLVSLSLISWRSYRDARHEIEELFDAQLAQSARLVQGLVGREMNPQARRALQQALDAAVNARRDQGVPGHDYETKLGFQVYAADGSTVLQSAGAPNGALQQLLAGTGEAPTPFARLSGGYHDVVLDDHLWRLFLLQDREDDLWILLSERGDVRGELVGKIARRSLLPDLIGLPLLALLIWFAVGWGLRPLARMAQLLKSRDPDNLAPLLLAPLPQELEPVAASLNRLLQQVNQLVEREKRFIADAAHELRTPLAVLRIHAQNAQQAANDGEREVALEQLVVGVDRTTRVVTQLLTLARLEPSAQQLRLAPLDLRMLARETLAELTPLAIAHDQELTLEADDQADCRLIGDAASLTTLLQNLLSNALEYTPQGGRIDVQLHGDAEQMILAIDDSGPGISAELRPQLFERFFRLGSGQGAGLGLSIVARIAELHGASVELLDSPLGGLRVVVRLPRNMSPPAF, encoded by the coding sequence ATGCTGAGGCGCTCGATCCGCCATCGCACCCTGGCGCTGCTGCTGGGCACGCTGCTGGTCTCGCTTAGCCTGATCTCCTGGCGCAGCTATCGCGATGCGCGTCATGAGATCGAGGAGCTGTTCGACGCACAGCTGGCGCAGAGTGCGCGGCTGGTGCAAGGCTTGGTCGGCCGCGAGATGAATCCGCAAGCGCGACGCGCACTGCAGCAAGCGCTGGACGCGGCGGTGAATGCGCGCCGCGATCAGGGCGTGCCCGGCCATGATTACGAGACCAAGCTGGGCTTCCAGGTGTACGCGGCTGACGGCAGTACCGTGCTGCAATCGGCCGGCGCGCCGAATGGCGCGCTGCAGCAATTGCTGGCGGGCACCGGCGAGGCACCGACGCCTTTCGCTCGTCTGTCCGGCGGCTATCACGACGTGGTCCTCGACGACCACCTCTGGCGCCTGTTTCTGTTGCAGGACCGCGAGGACGACCTGTGGATTCTGCTCAGCGAGCGCGGCGACGTGCGCGGCGAGCTGGTGGGCAAGATCGCCCGGCGCAGCCTCTTGCCGGATCTCATTGGTCTGCCACTGCTGGCGCTGCTGATCTGGTTTGCGGTCGGCTGGGGGCTGCGTCCGCTGGCGCGCATGGCGCAGTTGCTCAAGAGCCGCGATCCCGACAATCTCGCGCCGCTGCTGCTGGCACCACTACCGCAGGAGCTGGAGCCGGTGGCCGCCTCCCTCAACCGTCTGCTGCAGCAGGTCAACCAACTGGTCGAGCGCGAAAAGCGCTTCATTGCCGACGCTGCCCATGAGCTGCGCACACCACTGGCAGTGCTGCGCATCCATGCGCAGAACGCACAACAGGCCGCCAACGACGGCGAGCGCGAGGTGGCGCTCGAGCAGCTGGTAGTCGGCGTGGACCGTACGACCCGCGTGGTCACGCAGCTGCTCACTCTGGCGCGCCTCGAGCCTAGCGCCCAGCAGTTGCGTCTGGCGCCGCTGGACCTGCGCATGCTGGCACGCGAAACACTCGCCGAGCTCACTCCGCTGGCCATCGCCCACGACCAGGAGCTGACCCTGGAGGCGGACGACCAGGCCGATTGTCGCCTCATCGGCGATGCCGCGAGCCTGACCACGCTGCTGCAGAATCTGCTGAGCAATGCACTGGAGTACACACCTCAGGGTGGGCGGATCGACGTGCAGCTGCATGGCGATGCCGAGCAGATGATCCTGGCGATTGATGACAGCGGGCCGGGCATCAGCGCCGAGCTGCGTCCACAACTGTTCGAACGCTTCTTCCGCCTCGGCAGCGGTCAGGGCGCCGGACTCGGGCTATCCATCGTCGCCCGCATCGCCGAGCTGCATGGTGCCAGCGTCGAGCTATTGGATTCGCCACTCGGCGGTCTGCGGGTCGTGGTGCGGCTTCCGCGAAACATGTCACCGCCTGCGTTCTAG
- a CDS encoding tetratricopeptide repeat protein encodes MKRLLGLCSLMLALASQPTFALSPAGESSLRQIQTRWAEINYQLPAAQRESSFARLAGEAEKAVVAEPQAAELHIWHGIVLSTWAGAKGGLGALGLVKQAKTELEKAIELDPKALDGSAYTSLASLYYQVPGWPIGFGDDDKAEALFQQALALNPDGIDPNYFHGDFLLRQKRYGEAQAALRKALAAPARPGREVADAGRREEARALLAQVKEKLE; translated from the coding sequence ATGAAGCGTCTGCTCGGCCTTTGCTCACTGATGCTGGCCCTGGCCAGCCAACCCACCTTCGCCCTCAGCCCGGCCGGCGAATCATCGCTGCGGCAGATCCAGACCCGCTGGGCGGAGATCAACTACCAGCTGCCCGCCGCACAGCGCGAGTCCAGCTTTGCCCGACTCGCAGGCGAAGCGGAAAAGGCTGTAGTCGCCGAACCGCAGGCCGCCGAGCTGCATATCTGGCACGGCATCGTGCTCAGCACCTGGGCCGGCGCCAAGGGCGGACTCGGCGCACTCGGTCTGGTCAAGCAGGCCAAGACCGAACTGGAAAAGGCCATCGAGCTCGACCCCAAGGCACTGGACGGCTCGGCCTATACCAGTCTGGCCAGCCTCTACTATCAGGTGCCCGGCTGGCCGATCGGCTTCGGCGACGACGACAAAGCCGAGGCGCTGTTCCAACAGGCGCTGGCGCTGAACCCGGACGGCATCGATCCCAACTACTTCCATGGCGATTTCCTGCTGCGCCAGAAGCGCTATGGCGAGGCCCAGGCCGCGCTGCGCAAAGCACTCGCCGCGCCTGCCCGCCCCGGTCGCGAAGTGGCCGATGCCGGGCGCCGCGAGGAAGCCCGCGCGCTGCTCGCGCAGGTCAAGGAAAAGCTGGAATAA
- a CDS encoding thermostable hemolysin, which translates to MELPWVDHTDVLARIGREPSLCLQLAQADAGERRAALERFIRQRFAEHYQARVRHFMPCLLGLHDQNGAVQGAVGLRSAQRRPLFLERYLDEPIEQAVSQRCGREVTREEIVEVGNLAAFGNASARLLIVALTDLLVAQGFRWVVFTGTPALLNSFQRLALDPLPLGLADPTRMGEELADWGSYYACRPQLMAGEILPGHQRLLQLGVYARLGYQPLFDASEVPHAACS; encoded by the coding sequence ATGGAACTGCCCTGGGTTGATCACACCGATGTACTGGCACGCATTGGCCGCGAGCCGTCGCTCTGCCTGCAACTGGCGCAGGCCGACGCAGGCGAGCGGCGTGCCGCGCTGGAACGCTTCATTCGCCAACGCTTCGCCGAGCATTATCAGGCACGGGTGCGCCACTTCATGCCCTGCCTGCTCGGCCTGCATGACCAGAACGGCGCGGTGCAGGGCGCGGTCGGCCTGCGCAGCGCCCAGCGCCGCCCGCTGTTTCTCGAGCGCTATCTGGACGAGCCGATCGAACAGGCCGTGAGCCAGCGTTGCGGCCGCGAGGTGACACGCGAGGAAATCGTCGAGGTCGGCAACCTGGCTGCCTTCGGCAATGCCTCGGCGCGGCTGCTGATCGTCGCGCTGACCGACCTGCTGGTCGCCCAGGGTTTTCGCTGGGTGGTCTTTACCGGCACGCCAGCCCTGCTCAACAGCTTCCAGCGTCTGGCCCTCGACCCGCTGCCGCTCGGCCTGGCCGACCCGACACGCATGGGCGAGGAGCTGGCCGACTGGGGCAGCTACTACGCCTGCCGGCCGCAGCTGATGGCCGGCGAGATCCTGCCGGGCCACCAGCGTTTGCTACAACTCGGCGTGTATGCCCGCCTCGGCTATCAGCCGCTGTTCGACGCCAGCGAGGTGCCCCATGCAGCCTGCAGCTGA
- a CDS encoding response regulator, with amino-acid sequence MRILLVEDDHALGEGIRTALKPEGYTVDWLQDGASALHALSHESFELAILDLGLPRMDGLELLKRLRAAGNAVPVLVLTARDATTDRIAGLDAGADDYLVKPFDVAELKARLRALLRRSFNRPEPSLEYRGILLDPVNQQVSYQGTPINLPRKEFVLLHELIAQPGRVLTRDRLQQVLYGWGDEVESNALEVHIHHLRKKFFPELIRTVRGVGYLVEKC; translated from the coding sequence ATGCGCATTCTGCTGGTGGAAGACGATCACGCCCTTGGCGAAGGCATCCGCACCGCGCTCAAGCCCGAGGGCTACACCGTCGACTGGCTGCAGGACGGCGCCAGCGCGTTGCACGCGCTCAGCCACGAGAGCTTCGAGCTGGCGATTCTCGACCTTGGCTTGCCGCGTATGGACGGTCTGGAACTGCTCAAGCGTTTGCGTGCCGCCGGCAACGCCGTGCCGGTGCTGGTGCTCACCGCGCGCGATGCCACCACTGATCGCATCGCCGGGCTCGATGCCGGCGCTGACGATTATCTGGTCAAGCCATTCGATGTCGCAGAACTCAAGGCCCGCCTGCGCGCCCTGCTCAGGCGCAGCTTCAATCGCCCGGAGCCGAGCCTGGAATACCGCGGCATCCTGCTCGACCCGGTCAACCAGCAGGTCAGCTACCAGGGCACGCCGATCAACCTGCCGCGCAAGGAGTTCGTCCTGCTGCATGAGCTGATTGCCCAGCCCGGCCGCGTGCTGACCCGCGATCGCCTGCAACAGGTGCTCTACGGTTGGGGCGACGAAGTCGAGAGCAACGCTCTGGAGGTGCACATCCACCATCTGCGCAAGAAGTTCTTTCCCGAACTGATTCGCACCGTGCGCGGCGTGGGCTACCTGGTGGAAAAATGCTGA
- a CDS encoding cytochrome b — protein sequence MNDRTGAAGYGRLSIALHWLMLLLIAAVYATIELKGNFPKGSEPRELLKHWHFMLGMTVFALVWLRLIARWLHPAPRALAGAGWEHALAKLMHLALYGLMIGLPLLGWLTLSAADKPIPFFGLELPALIGANQKLAGQVKELHEAVAVAGYWLIGLHAVAALFHQYVRRDGTLQRMLPRHRQA from the coding sequence ATGAACGATAGAACGGGTGCGGCGGGATACGGGCGACTGTCCATCGCCTTGCACTGGCTGATGCTGCTGTTGATCGCGGCGGTTTACGCCACCATCGAACTCAAGGGCAATTTCCCCAAGGGCAGCGAGCCGCGCGAGCTGCTCAAGCACTGGCACTTCATGCTCGGCATGACGGTGTTCGCGCTGGTCTGGCTGCGCCTGATCGCGCGCTGGCTACACCCGGCACCGCGGGCGCTTGCCGGCGCGGGTTGGGAACATGCCCTGGCCAAGTTGATGCACCTGGCGCTGTACGGGCTGATGATCGGCCTGCCGCTGCTCGGTTGGCTGACCCTGAGCGCGGCGGACAAGCCGATTCCCTTCTTCGGCCTCGAGCTGCCGGCGCTGATCGGCGCCAACCAGAAGCTCGCCGGCCAGGTCAAGGAGCTGCACGAGGCCGTGGCGGTGGCCGGCTACTGGCTGATTGGCCTGCATGCGGTGGCCGCACTGTTCCACCAATACGTGCGCCGCGACGGCACCCTGCAGCGCATGCTGCCGCGCCATCGTCAGGCCTGA
- a CDS encoding molybdopterin molybdotransferase MoeA: MSACGCDTGGLKPVDEAIAELLARVPAPPAVEEVALRDALGRVLAEPLDASFPVPPWDNSAMDGYALRAADLPAEGGALPLAGRIAAGDAASQQLPAGHAVRIFTGAPLPPGADAVVAQENCRIEGDRIWLPAVNAGDNVRCLGEETAAGERLIDAGKRLRPQELGLLATFGVARVKLYRRLRVALLSSGNELREPGEPLGAGQIYNSNRYSLLGVLQSLGCEVHDYPILIDDLGASRDALADAASRFDLIITSGGVSVGEEDHLKQAIRELGELHLWRLAIQPGKPLAFGEVNGTPWIGLPGNPAAALVTSLVVARPFLLRAQGCTQVEVTPLRLPAGFAWRKANVRQQFLRARLEAVDGRLEVRLFPRQGSAMLTSATWADGLAIVECQRTLAEGELVQYLPFSELLG; this comes from the coding sequence ATGAGCGCCTGCGGCTGTGATACCGGCGGGCTGAAGCCGGTTGACGAGGCCATCGCCGAGCTGCTGGCACGGGTGCCGGCGCCGCCTGCGGTGGAAGAGGTCGCGCTGCGCGATGCTCTCGGTCGCGTGCTCGCCGAACCGCTGGATGCGAGCTTTCCGGTGCCGCCCTGGGACAACAGCGCGATGGACGGCTACGCCCTGCGCGCGGCCGATCTGCCGGCCGAGGGCGGTGCGCTGCCACTTGCCGGGCGCATCGCCGCCGGCGATGCCGCCAGTCAGCAGCTGCCGGCCGGGCATGCGGTGCGCATTTTCACTGGCGCGCCTTTGCCGCCGGGCGCGGACGCCGTGGTGGCGCAGGAAAACTGCCGTATCGAAGGCGATCGCATCTGGCTGCCGGCGGTGAACGCCGGTGACAACGTGCGCTGCCTGGGTGAGGAAACCGCGGCTGGCGAGCGTCTGATCGACGCCGGCAAGCGTCTGCGCCCGCAGGAGCTCGGCCTGCTGGCGACCTTCGGCGTGGCGCGGGTGAAGTTGTACCGGCGTCTGCGCGTGGCGCTGCTGTCCAGCGGCAACGAACTGCGCGAGCCGGGCGAGCCGCTGGGCGCCGGGCAGATCTACAACTCCAACCGCTACAGCCTGCTCGGCGTGTTGCAGAGCCTCGGCTGCGAGGTGCACGACTACCCGATCCTGATCGACGATCTGGGCGCCAGCCGCGACGCGCTGGCCGATGCGGCGAGCCGCTTCGACCTGATCATCACCTCGGGCGGTGTTTCGGTGGGTGAGGAGGATCACCTTAAGCAGGCGATTCGCGAATTGGGCGAGCTGCACCTGTGGCGCCTGGCGATCCAGCCGGGCAAGCCGCTGGCCTTCGGCGAAGTCAACGGCACGCCGTGGATCGGCCTGCCCGGCAACCCGGCGGCGGCGCTGGTCACCTCGCTGGTGGTGGCGCGGCCGTTCCTGCTGCGCGCCCAGGGCTGCACGCAGGTCGAGGTCACGCCGCTGCGCCTGCCGGCCGGCTTCGCCTGGCGCAAGGCCAACGTGCGCCAGCAGTTCCTGCGCGCGCGGCTCGAAGCGGTCGATGGCCGGCTCGAGGTGCGTCTGTTCCCACGCCAGGGTTCGGCCATGCTGACCTCCGCGACTTGGGCCGACGGCCTGGCCATCGTCGAATGCCAGCGCACCCTGGCCGAAGGCGAGCTGGTGCAGTACCTGCCGTTCAGCGAACTGCTCGGCTGA
- a CDS encoding SDR family oxidoreductase, producing MQLRDARILLTGASGGIGQVLVERLCAGGAQLLLVGRDSLALEALARRYPGQVKLVCADLSQRSGRQLVLEAARRFDGLNCVINAAGINQFSLLEQQDEEAIARLIGVNVTATLQLTHLLLPLLRQQPQALLVNLGSTFGSIGYPGFTAYCASKFALRGFSEALRRELADSHIKVLYIAPRATRTAMNSADVVAMNDALKVGMDDPQAVARQIVRAITAEREELYLGWPEKLFVRLNSLLPRLVDQALRKQLPVIKRFARAEQPLPPTPQPNSTGEHP from the coding sequence ATGCAGTTGCGTGACGCGCGCATCCTGCTGACCGGTGCCAGCGGCGGCATTGGCCAGGTGCTGGTCGAGCGGCTCTGCGCCGGCGGCGCACAACTGCTGCTGGTTGGGCGCGACAGTCTCGCGCTGGAAGCGCTGGCCCGCCGCTATCCAGGGCAGGTCAAGCTGGTCTGCGCCGACCTCAGCCAACGCAGCGGGCGGCAGCTGGTGCTGGAGGCCGCACGCCGCTTTGACGGCCTCAACTGCGTGATCAACGCCGCCGGGATCAACCAGTTCAGCTTGCTCGAACAGCAGGACGAAGAGGCCATCGCCCGGCTGATCGGCGTCAACGTCACCGCCACGCTGCAGCTGACCCACCTGCTGCTGCCGCTGCTGCGCCAGCAGCCACAGGCGCTGCTGGTCAACCTCGGTTCGACCTTCGGCTCCATCGGCTACCCCGGCTTCACCGCCTACTGCGCGAGCAAGTTCGCCCTGCGTGGTTTCTCCGAGGCGCTGCGCCGCGAGCTGGCCGACAGTCACATCAAGGTGCTCTACATCGCGCCCCGCGCCACCCGCACGGCGATGAACAGTGCCGACGTGGTGGCGATGAACGATGCGCTGAAGGTCGGCATGGACGACCCGCAGGCCGTCGCCCGACAGATCGTCCGCGCCATCACCGCCGAACGAGAAGAGCTTTACCTCGGCTGGCCGGAAAAACTCTTCGTGCGCCTCAACAGCCTGCTGCCGCGCCTGGTCGACCAGGCCCTGCGCAAGCAGTTGCCGGTGATCAAGCGCTTCGCCCGCGCCGAGCAGCCGCTGCCCCCCACGCCCCAGCCCAACTCAACTGGAGAACACCCATGA
- a CDS encoding TenA family transcriptional regulator codes for MDFFDQLQHQTNAEREYLLGAPIIHAALAGTATRAQYIAFLTQAYHHVKHTVPLLMACGARLPERLEWLREAIAEYIEEEIGHQEWILNDIRACGGDAEAVRHGQPALPTELMVAYVYDRIARHNPASFFGMVNVLEGTSIALATQAAGVLQDKLQLPAKAFSYLTSHGSLDLEHIEFFKKLMNRLDNEDDKTAVVHTARVVYRLYGDIFRSLTAPDHDHAVA; via the coding sequence ATGGATTTCTTCGACCAGTTGCAACACCAGACCAATGCCGAGCGCGAATACCTGCTTGGCGCGCCGATCATCCACGCCGCGCTCGCCGGCACCGCGACCCGTGCGCAGTACATCGCCTTCCTCACCCAGGCCTACCATCACGTCAAGCACACCGTGCCGCTGTTGATGGCTTGCGGCGCACGCCTGCCGGAGCGCCTGGAGTGGCTGCGCGAGGCGATCGCCGAATACATCGAGGAAGAGATTGGCCATCAGGAATGGATCCTCAACGATATCCGCGCCTGCGGCGGCGATGCCGAAGCGGTGCGCCACGGCCAACCGGCGCTGCCCACCGAGCTGATGGTCGCCTACGTCTACGACCGCATCGCGCGGCACAACCCGGCGAGCTTCTTCGGCATGGTCAATGTGCTCGAAGGCACCAGCATCGCCCTGGCGACCCAGGCCGCCGGCGTGCTGCAGGACAAGCTCCAGCTGCCGGCCAAGGCGTTCAGCTACCTGACCTCCCATGGCAGCCTGGACCTGGAGCACATCGAGTTCTTCAAGAAGCTGATGAACCGCCTCGACAACGAAGACGACAAAACCGCCGTGGTGCACACCGCGCGGGTAGTCTACCGCCTCTACGGCGACATCTTCCGCAGCCTGACCGCGCCGGACCACGACCATGCAGTTGCGTGA